The nucleotide sequence TTTGCTGTAATTCATATTAAAAAGCGAAGAGGCGCCGGTCCACGGGAGCTATACGCCTATTATAAAAAGTATATTCAGCAGGCACTTAAGGCTGATAGCGTATTGGATCCGACATCAAAAATGGTTACCGAAAAATAACATTTAAGATTTTGTAAACACCTTTTCAACTTTATTGGTTGTATTTTTCTGAAAAACCAAGACCAATATGAATATATTTGAAGCCATTCGAAAAGATCACGATCTGCAACGGGAGTTGTGTGATAAATTAACAAAAACTGAAGGTGCCAGCGATACCAGAAAGCAACTGTTTAAAGCATTGAAACACGAATTAAATGTTCACGCTATTGCCGAAGAACGTCATTTCTACTCACCCTTAATTCACAATGATATGATGCAGGAACACGCCCGTCACGGGATTGCAGAGCATCACGAAATTGACGATCTGGTAGAACAACTGGAAGAGACCGATATGGATTCTCCTGCCTGGCTGGTCTATGCCAAGCAACTATGTGAAAAAGTAGAGCACCATCTTGAAGACGAGGAACATACCTTCTTTCAATTGGCCGGAAAGGTATTTACCGAAACTCAGAAGAAAGCACTGGCAAAAGACTACCGGGAAGCGATGAGTGAAAAGCGATAATTCCGTTAATATTGTTACTTTGAGGTACTAAAACGCTGAGCAATTATTTTTTCCGCAGGTTTGTTCTGGGGCGTAAACTGTGAGTTCTCTATGCCACCAACCGTGTGATGATCTGGGAACCACTTCCAGACAAATCCGCCGGCTATCCATGGTTCGTCCCATAATTCATCAAATAATGCCTGGGTGAGATTGGTTTGGGCTTCCATATTTACCTCTTTCATATCCCTGTCGCTCTTCCATGGTTCCTTTCCGGCATAGTCGACACTTCTGTATCCAAACTCTGTAAATACTATTTTTAGATCATTAGCTTCAGATAACGCTTTCATTTCGGCCTTCCATGGCTGCCATCCCGCTTTAGCCTCTTCAATACCGGGTGTTTTACTTTCAGAAACAGGAAAATAGGCATCCACTCCAATATAGTCGAGTTGATTCCAAAAAGGAACCCGTTTGTATTCATCCCAATTGGCTGCGTAGGTCAGTTTTCCGTGGTAAACTTCTTTAACTTCAGCTATAAGGGTATTCCAGAAATCTGTACGTGACACGATAAACTGTTCCAGTTCTGTCCCAATACAAAACATATCGGCTCCGGTTTCCTGTGCTACTTCAGCGAATGTTAGAATAAAACCGCGATAGCTGTCTTCTAACACCCTCCATTCTTCTTCGGAATTCAATTTTAAATACCCGGTAAATTCCCCTCTTGACAGCCAAAGTTGAGGTTTCACCATGACCTTAATATTATTTTCATGAAGCATATCGATACACTGCTTCACCCCTCTTCTTGTCTCTCCAAACCACTGTCTTTGGGTGTCGAAAATAACCTTAGGATCGTCCACCGAACGGATAAAACCGAAAGGCATAATAGCAGCATAATTTGCATTCACCGCGGTGAGAGGATCCAGTTGATCCCTGTCCATCGCATCCCGAGAAGCAACATAACTTACTCCGTTAATTTTTGTGGTGGTCGTTTGGGTGCAAGCCGAAAAAACGGAACAGCAGAGCACGATAAGGACTAGAGAAATTTTATGCATGGGTGTAAATAAACCGAAAAATACAACTAATTTTTAAGTTGTGCTTCCGCTGCCTGCCGAACATTGGGGAACTGTGCAACAGGCGGGAAGACTAGTTTTCAGTTCTTTTATGATGAAGAAGACGACCCTTATTTTTTATTAAGACTCCAATTATATGTATAGTAACTTACAGAACTGCCTTTTAGTATTTTTTCCTTTCTGAATTTATTCAGAAAATCGATCTCGGTCCGGCCTTTCTTGACAAAATCATCTTTGTACCATTTGAAAATTTCCGACAGCGATACGTTTCCTTCTGAAACTCTTATAAACTGTGGATCATTTAACGCTTTGATCGTTTGTTCCTGAAGCTTCGTCTCGACACTGGCCGGGGTGTAAGCCGTAGAGATCAATGGCGGACAGCCTTTGGCTCCACACACCAAGACAAAATGAACACGCGCATCGTTAAATTTAGCGCGCAACATTTTATTTTCTATGTCATTCAACGTAAGTATTTTTCCGCCCAGCTTATATGTTGTCCTATCAAAAAAGCCATCTACATCGAGAGGAGAATTTAAGGGGTAGTTGTCAATAACACCTTTAATAACGGCGAGATTATAGGCGTTGATCCAAAACGCCTGATAAGCACTCTTGTCTGCTTCAGAAACCGAGATCATTGCTGCTGTTTTAAGAAGAGATTCCAATGGCTGTGGATCTTGTTTTAAAGCATCATAATCTACTTTTCCGTTAGAAACATAGCGCCCGAATAAAGCATCTGCCTCATCGAAAAAACCCGATAAGGTTTGTGAAACTACTTCGGAAGAGAAGCAGACCATCATTGCCAAAAATAGTAGTACAGTATTTTTCATATGCCTTAAATTACGAATAATAGGTCGGATTGGTTTCCTTAGAACTTACAATTTCAAGAGTCGATCTTAAAAAAATATGTGCATTTAAATTAAACCCGGTGTAATTACGTAATTTTATCTACGACACATAAGGAAACAGCTTTTCTATGGAACACATTGTAATTATCGGAAATGGGATTTCAGGCGTAACAGCAGCCAGACATATCCGCAAGCTTTCAGATAAAAAAATTACAATGATCTCTGCCGAGACCGATTATTTCTTTTCACGTACCGCCTTAATGTATATTTACATGGGGCATATGAAATATGAGCACACCAAACCTTACGAAGACTGGTTTTGGAGTAAGAATAGGATCGATCTTAAGAAGGGATACGTTCATAGAGTTCACACCAAGACAAAAGAAGTAGAGTTGACCGGAGGTGATCGCATAACATTCGACAAACTCATTATAGCAGTCGGTTCCAAATCGAATAAATTTGGCTGGCCGGGACAGGATCTGGATGGAGTTCAAGGACTTTATTCCTTTCAGGATCTGGAGGCGTTGGAAGAAAACGCACCTAATAATAAATCCTGTAAGCGAGCTGTGATCGTTGGGGGCGGACTCATAGGCATCGAGCTGGCCGAAATGTTGTCTACACGAAAAATTCCTGTCACCTTTCTGGCTCGGGAAGAATCTTTCTGGAACAACGTGCTTCCTAAAGGAGAAAGTGAAATGCTTAACAGGCATATAAAAAGTCATCATATCGATCTGCGTTTGGGAGTGAATTTGGGAGAGATCCTTGCCAATGAAAATGGCAAAGCCCGAGCTGTGACCATAAAAGAGACCGGGGAGCAAATAGCCTGCGACCTGGTGGGACTCACTGCCGGAGTTTCTCCAAATGTCGATTTTCTCAAAGAAAGTGAGATCGAAATAGACAAAGGAGTAAAAGTGAATCGATTTCTGGAGACAAATGTAAAAGACATTTATGCCATTGGCGATTGTGCGCAACAGGAAAACCCGAATCCCAATCGCAGACCCGTAGAAGCGGTGTGGTATACCGGACGAATGATGGGTGAAGTCGTGGCACAGACCATTTGTGGTAATCGCAGAGAATACAATCCCGGACATTGGTTTAACAGCGCAAAGTTTTTCGACATAGAATATCAGACCTATGGCTGGGTATTTCCCGATAAAAAGGACTACGAATCGCACTTCCATTGGAAGCACGATGATGACACCAAATGTATTACGATTGCCTATCACAAGGAAACCGGAGCTTTCCTAGGGATCAATACCTTCGGAATACGATTGAAACACGAAGTGATGGACCGATGGCTCACCGAAAAAAAGAAAATAGATTATGTGATAGAAAATTTAAAACAGGCTAATTTCGATCCCGAATTTTATCGCACTTTCGAAAAGGAGATCCTTTTGGCATATAACCAGCAACATATAACCGCATAGACTATGAGTACGTTTCAACGAAATATGTCGCTAACAGGAGAACCTCCAAAGACCATTAATACCCAACAGAAAATTGCCACTGTAATTGGTTTAACAGGACTTGTTATACTTCTTATAGCGCTTTTCAATGTCGACCTTCCAAACAATACCCTGTGGCTTACCGTAGCGCTTTGTTCGATGGGAGCCGGAACGATCTGGTTTGGGATCGCAGCCTATGCCCACAAACATCCTGGGATTAAGAACGATGGAGTGTATTTTAAATCCCTATCCTCCAGAGGATTCTGGGCCTGGATACTTGGGATCACTATGACCCTATTCTATGTCGTCCTCTATTGGTTTCCTCAATATTTAGGTTTAGTAACCGATGGCGAGAATAAGGGCGTTATTGCTCTGTTCGATCCTTTGAGTAAATTTATAAGTGGCAATTCTGCAAGCCAATGGTTTGTATACGGCACGCTTTACACACTCGCTATTCTTTCCTTCGGAATAAAATTCATTCTTAAATACCGTCACAACCGATATGAGATCATTAGAACCATCTCGGTAATGTTTTTTCAGTTGTCTTTTGCTTTTATGATCCCTGAAATGCTGGTGCGTTTTAACCTGCCGTATTACGATTTTAAAAATATTTGGCCCCTCAATTATGACCTGTTTGCCGATTATAAGATCGACGAATTTATAAGTGCAGGCGACGTGGGATTGATCATGCTTATTTTTGGTGTACTATCTATTTTTGTTATCACCCCAATTCTAACTTACAAGTACGGTAAACGCTGGTATTGCAGCTGGGTTTGTGGCTGTGGCGGACTCGCAGAAACTGCGGGTGACCCCTTCAGGCATCTAAGTGATAAGAGTCAGGGTGCATGGAAAATTGAGCGTTGGGTTGTTCACAGTGTGGTGGTTTTTGTTACGGTCATGACGACCGCTGTCGTGTTTTCCTATTTACGCGGAAACGAATCGGATGCTATTTCAGAATGGAGCGGACTGGAAGATAAGGTTGTTTTACTAAGTGCTACTGAAGGAAAGCCGCTAGGTGAACGTATTAAGGCTGCTGAAAAGGCCAAAGCGAACTCGGTTTATTTTATCAATAAGAATCCGCAATCGGACATCCCAGCGGTTACCAATACTGAAGATATCAACATTCCTTTCTATATCATTTCAGAAACTGAAAACGAAGTGGCTTTGCAGCGAATTAAAGCGGGATATGGTGGTACATTGCTGCTTGAGGGTGCCAATGAAAAATATATCACGGTCGATGATAAAAAGGATGTTTCGGTGTATGACAATTTATGGATCTCTAAGGAATTCTTTATTTGGTTCGTTATAGGTCTCCTCACTATTGTTTTTGCATGGGTAATGATATTTAGGAGAGAGCAACTGGCAAAGGATGCCAAATACGGCGCCATTGGTTATTTTGTCGTGGTGATCTCTATCTTATTGTTTACCTATTATAGTAACCCCGGAAAGCTGTTCTTTTTTGATGCCTACCAGCTTCGAAAAACCTACGGCTTTGTTATTGGAGCCATGTTTAGTGGCGTAATAGGTGTTGGTTTTTACCCCATCTTCGGAAGTAGGGTTTGGTGTCGCTTTGGATGTCCCATGGCAGCGATCCTGGGATTTCAGCAGCGTTTATTTTCCCGATTCAGAATCACTACAAATGGCGGACAATGTATCTCCTGCGGAAATTGCTCTACCTATTGCGAAATGGGGATCGATGTACGCGCCTATGCTCAGAAAGGTGAAAATATTGTTCGATCCAGCTGTGTAGGCTGTGGAATTTGCTCGGCGGTTTGTCCGCGGGGTGTCTTAAAATTGGAAAATGGTCCGTTGAAAGGAAGGATCGAAGGCAATGAAGTTTTACTCGGTAACGATGTCGATCTCATGGAACATGTAAACAGCAATTAATTTATCTCAAATAGGTGGATCTTGGTTAGTAATTTAACCTTTGTACGTCTAACCGATTGTTGTAAATTTTTTTCAGAAATTTGCTGCACTTAAAATCTATGGATCAGCAAATTAAAGTTATCATCCCCGCCTATGACGAAGCAGCATCGATTGCGAAAGTAATTGCTGCTATTCCGGATGGTGTGGATGAAGTGATCGTAGTGAATAATAACTCGGGCGATGACACGGCAGTTGTTGCTGCAAATGCAGGAGCAACGGTCCTAAATGAACCTAGACGAGGTTATGGTTATGCGTGTTTAAAGGGGATCGATTATATTAAAAAGTTGGATATTCTTCCGGATATCGTGGTTTTTCTTGACGGAGATTTTAGCGATTACCCCGAAGAACTTACAAAAATTGTTAACCCCATTGTGAAAACTGATTGTGATTTTGTCATAGGGGCACGTGTTAAAAAATTACGGGAGCCGGGATCCATGACCTTTCCACAACGCTTTGGCAATTGGCTTGCAACCACTTTGATGCGGCTTTTCTTTAGGTCACGATTCACCGATCTCGGTCCGTTTAGAGCCATAACGTTTGAAAAACTTATCGCACTGAACATGCAGGATAAAACCTATGGCTGGACCGTTGAAATGCAGCTGAAGGTCTTAAAAAGAAAATACAACTACACCGAGGTGCCTGTTCACTACCGAAACCGGATTGGAAAATCCAAAGTATCAGGTACGATAAAAGGTGCTATCTTTGCAGGCGTCAAAATTTTGGGCTGGATCTTTAAATACAGCATAAAAAAATGATCTTAGAAACTATTATCATCCTTATTTATTCTGTAGCGCTCATACTTATTTTTCTGTATGCGTTGGCACAGTTAAACTTGCTATTCAATTACTTGAGCGCCAGGAAAAACTGCGACAAGGATTGCGCGCTTTTTGATCTAAGCAATCCCGAAGAAACCCCAATGATCACCATACAGTTACCGGTTTATAACGAGTTGTACGTGATGGAGCGCTTGCTCAATAATATTGCTGAAATGGATTATCCGAAGGATAAACTTGAGATTCAGGTGTTAGACGATTCCACTGATGAATCGTTCCAAACCACGGCACAGCAAATAATTGAATTACAAACACAGGGACTCAATATTCAGCATATTACCAGGAAAGATCGAAAAAATTTTAAGGCCGGTGCTTTAAAAGAAGGCTTAAAGATCGCCAAAGGGGAATATATTGCCATTTTCGATGCAGATTTTCTTCCGAAGAAAAACTGGCTAAAACGAACCATTCCTTATTTTAAAGATTCAGAAATTGGCGTGGTTCAAACCCGTTGGGGTCATCTAAACAGAAATTATTCGGTACTCACCCGTGTTCAGGCTTTTGCACTCGATGCACACTTTACCCTGGAACAGGTGGGCAGGAACAGCAAAGGACATTTTATAAATTTTAACGGTACGGCCGGAGTTTGGAGAAAGGAATGTATTCTTGACGCAGGAAACTGGGAAGGCGACACCCTAACCGAGGATCTGGATCTTAGTTATCGTGCCCAGCTCAAGAATTGGAAGTTTAAATACCTGGAAGAGGTGGAAACACCAGCCGAATTACCCGTAGTTATTAGTGCAGCGAGATCTCAACAATTCCGATGGAATAAGGGAGGGGCCGAAAATTTCAAGAAAATGGCATGGAGGGTGTTAAAAAGTGGCAATGTTCCATTAAAGACCAAAGTTCACGGGATACTCCATTTGCTCAACAGTACGATGTTCCTCAACATTTTGATCGTGGCTATTTTAAGTATCCCGATGTTGTATATTAAAAACGAATACGAGCATTTAAAGATCTATTTCTTCGTAATGAGTTTCTTCATTATTAGCACAGTTATCTTCTTTATTTGCTATTGGTTTACCTACAAGAATATTTACGGCGGCGGTATCCGGAAATTTTTAAAGTACACCATGATGTTCTTTACCTTTTTCTCGATAGCCATGGGGTTTTCTCTCCATAATTCTATCGCTGTTTTGGAGGGACATATGGGTAAAAAGAGTGAATTTATTCGCACGCCTAAATTCAACATAAGCACCTTAAAAGAAAGCTGGAAAGGGAACAAATATCTTTCAAAGAACGTATCTGCCAATGTGATCATTGAAGGGTTACTGATGCTTTATTTTGGCTTCGGAATGTACAGCGCATTTGTTGTGGGTGATCAGGGGGGTGACTTTGGTCTTTTCCCGTTTCATCTAATGCTCTTTTTAGGATTTGGATTCGTGTTCTTTAAAAGTCTTACCAGTAAAGCCTGATGGCTAAACCATACACCTTGAATATCTTTTCCTATTTTTGGGGCATGATCAACCAACCAAAGGCGATCGTTATATTATCACTATTTCTGTTTTTTATTTCTGAAGCTTATTCACAGACTACGAATGAAAAAAAGGAAAAACCAACCTATTTCAAAAAACAGGTTGAGCTACTGCACGACAATGATTTTCTGTTGTTTACCGATTGGTACTATACTACCGGATCCTTTATTAGTTATCGCATCCTCCTCAATGAACTGGAGGAGGTTCGCTATAAAAGACAAATTGAATTTTCCCTGTCTCAGGAATATTATACTCCGTCTAATGTTGAGTCTGAAGACATTGAAGATTTCGACAGGCCATACGCCGGCTATAGTGCATTAACCAGCAAGCTTACATTTTCGAACAACAATTATTTGCTCGATTTTACTTTTCAAATGGGTGTATCCGGAGCAATTTCGGGGGCCGAAGGGTTTCAAAGTTGGTTTCATTCTACCAACGAATCTAAGGATCCAAGCTGGATCGGACAGATCGATGACGCTGTTCATGCCAATTTTTACGCCAATTACACGAAAGAGTGGAAGTTCTTGCCTAAGCCATTTAGTGTGCATGCCGCCTGGAGATCGGGATTGGCGATGGGAACCAAGGATATATTTATTCAAAACCAGGCTCTATTCTATTTTGGAAAACGCAATGACATAATGAATACCATGGCGTATCGCCAGCTTGGGGAGGTGAGACCGGAATTCTTTTTTGTAGTAAAATTTGCCTATCGTTATGTAATGCACGATGGTCTTTTGGAAGGCATCATTGTAGGAGATAATTCAGAATTTGTATTGGATCCGATCAATAATGTTTTTATTTACGGAATTGAGGGTTTTTATCGCAAACGGAGAATGGAATTTAAACTGGGTTACAATTACTCATCGCGTAAAGCTCCCACTACCGACTTGCATACCTGGATCACACTTTCTGTCGCCAGAAATTTCTAGAATTCTACTTCCACTTCAAGTGGCTGCTCCCCTCTTTTTACCGTTACTATAGTTTTTTCACCTTTTTCAAATTTCGAAAGTGTTTTCATATAGCTCATCATATCGGTCACGTCGTATTCCCCCATTTTAACTACTATGTCCCCTTTTTTCAGGCCGGCTTTAATGGCAGGTTTGTCTTCACTAACGCCATCAATACGCATGCCTTTTCCGGTAAATAGATAATCGGGAACAACTCCTAAAGTCACTTTAAATTCGGGGACCACTTCACTTTCGTTCTTTGTTTTTCTAAAGGCCAGCTTGCCTTGATTGCTTAATTCATTGATGACTCCATAGATATAATCTGAAATGATCTGCATCCCGTCATAGTTCAATTTGTCGGCGTCATCTCCGGGCTTGTGATAATCACTATGCTGCCCTGTAAAGAAATGTAGTACCGGGATATCGGCCAGATAAAAAGAAGTATGATCGCTGGGTCCGATCCCGCTTTCATGCTCGGCAATATTCAGATCGAAGGTATTGCTGGCAAACAAGGTTTGTTTAAACACCGGGGATGTTCCCACACCGTGAACGGCAACCGTTCTTTCGGTATTAAGCCTACCCACCATATCCATATTGATCATATAGTTAATTTGTTCTAAGTCTATGGTTGAGTTTTTTACGAAGTACGATGATCCTAAAAGTCCCATTTCCTCACCAGAAAACCCGATAAACAGATAATTATTTTTTTTATTTTCTGAAAGTCTACGGGCCAGGTCCAACATCACTGCTACGCCGCTCGCGTTATCATCGGCCCCGTTATGAATGGCTTCTCCCTCGCGATATAGCGATCCTTCTCCCCCCAGTCCTAAGTGATCGTAATGTGCACCAATGACTATAGTAGATGCCGCATTATGATCTAAATAGCCCACAACGTTTATTCCGGTTTGTGTGCTATCATTTTCACTATCGGCAAACTCGGCCTGTTCGTGTGGATTACTGCTGGGTCTAAATGTAAATTCCTGAAAATAACTTTGGTTGTCGCCCTTTGGCTCAAGTCCCAGTTCCTCAAAACGTTTCGCTATATATTCTGCAGCTAACTGTTCTCCCTCTGTTCCGGTTTGCCTGCCTTTTAAAGCATCATCGGCTAAAAACGTAACATCCTCCTGCATAGACACTACAGGTTTTGTTTCCGGTTTACAGGAAATTAGAAAGCAAATAAAAAATAGTATAAAAAATGCCCGCATATTATTACTTTTGCACAAAAGTAACGCTTAAAATGAAAAATACACTGTTAATTGCCCTTCTGTGCCTGTTAATTTCATGTAAAAATAATTCAGAAACAGACAAAGAGACACATGTAAATACTACCGAAAATACTTCAGAATTTAATAGCGGGACTAGCGATAGCCTGATCTACCCGGAAGAGAAGCATTTCAAATCTATAAAGCAAATCACTTTTGGAGGTGATAATGCCGAAGCATACTGGAGTTTCGACGACAAACAGATCGTCTTCCAGTCCAACAATTCAGAATGGGGTCTGGAGTGTGATCAAATGTTCCTGATGAATGTTGGTGAGACCTTTAAAAAATCTCAACCACCCATGGTGAGTACAGGAAAAGGCCGAACCACCTGTGCCTATTTTCTACCCGATAATAAACATTTTGTATATGCATCGACCCATCTGGCCGATGAAAATTGTCCCGAAGTACCGCTTAGAAAGAACGGAAAATACGTCTGGCCGGTTTATGACTCTTTCGATATATTCGTTAGCGATCTTCAGGGAAACATCACTGCTCAGCTAACCACAGAGCCCGGTTATGATGCCGAAGCCACAGTTTCTCCCAAGGGCGACAAAATAGTATTTACCTCAACTCGTAGTGGTGATCTGGAATTATACACCATGAATATCGACGGTACAGAGGTAAAACAAATTACCAACGAACTGGGCTATGACGGTGGGGCCTTCTTTTCTCCGGATGGTTCGAAGTTGATCTTTAGATCATCGCGACCCAGGACCGAAGCCGAAATCAAAGAATACAAAGATCTGTTAGCTCAGGGTCTGGTACAACCCACCGAAATGGAGCTTTATATTTGTAATGCCGACGGAAGTGACCTGAAACAGATCACTAATCTCGGAAATGCCAACTGGAGCCCTTTCTTTCACCCAAGTGGAAAGAAGATCCTGTTTTCTAGTAACTTTGAAGCAGAACGCGGATTTCCTTTCAATCTTTACATGATAGATATCGATGGGAAGAATCTGGAGCGTGTTACTCACAGCGAAACATTTGATGCTTTTCCAGTATTCTCGAATGATGGAAAATCGTTGATCTTCTCATCTAACCGAAACAACGGAGGGGGTCGGGATACCAATCTCTTCATCGCCGAGTGGCAGGACTAATATGTCCAACAAACCATATTCTATGACCTAAAAATGCTGGAGTACATAAAAACACATCGCATTGCTTTTCTTCTGATGCTCGCCTGTGTTTTATTTTATCTCAGTTTTGGTTATGATCTGGAACGCAGCGACCACATCAAATTGTTCTCAATTTATGCGGCTCTGTTTTATTTAAGCTGGAAAATTATCCAAACCAACAAAGGTAATTTCTGGCTTTTGGCTGGTTTCGGAATTTTTTGCCGATTCCTTTTTATAGGGGCATTGCCCAATCTATCGCAAGATTATTTTCGTTTTCTTTGGGACGGACGTTTAATTCTGAAAGGGGTAAGTCCGTATGCCATGTCCCCGGAAATGATCATGGAACACGCTCCGGGACTCATTGCTCAAGCCGAACAGCTTTTCAACGGCATGGGGAAGCTTAGCACCGTGCACTTTAGTAGTTATCCACCCGTAAATCAATCACTATTCGCACTTTCGGCTTTATTTGCGGGCAAAAGTATATTGGGGCAGGTAATTGTAATTCGGCTGATATTGATTGCCGCAGATATTGGTATTTTATACTTCGGAAGGAAGATCCTTCAGCATCTTAAAGTTGATGGACATCGCATCTTCTGGTATTTTTTAAACCCTTTTATCATCATCGAACTTACCGGAAACCTCCATTTTGAAGGCGTGATGTTATTCTTTTTCATTGGGTCGATGTATCTGCTACTGAAGTCGAAATGGCTATGGGCAGCGGTACTTTTAGGGCTTTCCATTTCGGTAA is from Constantimarinum furrinae and encodes:
- a CDS encoding TolB family protein encodes the protein MKNTLLIALLCLLISCKNNSETDKETHVNTTENTSEFNSGTSDSLIYPEEKHFKSIKQITFGGDNAEAYWSFDDKQIVFQSNNSEWGLECDQMFLMNVGETFKKSQPPMVSTGKGRTTCAYFLPDNKHFVYASTHLADENCPEVPLRKNGKYVWPVYDSFDIFVSDLQGNITAQLTTEPGYDAEATVSPKGDKIVFTSTRSGDLELYTMNIDGTEVKQITNELGYDGGAFFSPDGSKLIFRSSRPRTEAEIKEYKDLLAQGLVQPTEMELYICNADGSDLKQITNLGNANWSPFFHPSGKKILFSSNFEAERGFPFNLYMIDIDGKNLERVTHSETFDAFPVFSNDGKSLIFSSNRNNGGGRDTNLFIAEWQD
- a CDS encoding glycosyltransferase family 87 protein, with the translated sequence MLEYIKTHRIAFLLMLACVLFYLSFGYDLERSDHIKLFSIYAALFYLSWKIIQTNKGNFWLLAGFGIFCRFLFIGALPNLSQDYFRFLWDGRLILKGVSPYAMSPEMIMEHAPGLIAQAEQLFNGMGKLSTVHFSSYPPVNQSLFALSALFAGKSILGQVIVIRLILIAADIGILYFGRKILQHLKVDGHRIFWYFLNPFIIIELTGNLHFEGVMLFFFIGSMYLLLKSKWLWAAVLLGLSISVKLIPFLFLPLFFQWFIKKYQTKTGLMKLIGFYVVCVLTVALTFLPFISSELISNFGATLSLWFQNFEFNASIHYVIRWIAFKVVGWNIIETTGMILSAIVFAGVLAMAFFRRNHSAVNLFTAMVLSVSLYFLLSTTVHPWYIATPLLLCIVTRYRFPLLWSILIVLSYSAYGNDAFEENMLLIAIEYAVVLGYAGWEIFFKKPTLQIQPQHP